The following nucleotide sequence is from Sporichthya brevicatena.
TTGAACTGGTAGAGCCCGTAGTACGGACCGGCCGGGTTCACCGCACGCGGGTTCCCACCCGACTCGCACTGCGCGAGCGCGGCCCAGTTCAGGTTCTCGGCGCCGGTGCGGCCGTACTGGCCCGCCTTGGTGCCGACGCGCACGACCTGCTCGACCGGCTCCTTGAGGACCCGGCTGGAGACGGTGCTGCGCTTGGCGACCTTGCCGTCCTTGCTGATCAGGTCGACCGTCATCTCCTTGACGCCCTTGACGCCCTTCTTGACGATCTTCGTCTCACCGAAGTACATCGTCCGGTCCTTGATCTCGCGGACCGTGAAGGGAATGTCGACCTTCACCGTGATGCGCTTCGAGTCGACGCGGACGACGCGGATCGTGGAGCCGTCCTTCGGAGCGGCGTCGAGCTTCGGGCCGACCTCGTCGAGGGCGCCGAGCGAGATGCCGGCCTCGAGGAGGACCTGGCGGACGCTGGTCGCGACCGTCGAGAGCTCGCGGGTTTTGCCGTCCGCGACGACCGTGACGTCGCGCGGGGTGAGGACGCGGAGCTTGAGGCCCTCGCGACCGATCGCGGAGGACCGCGACGCGGAGACGTACATGTTGTCGTCGCGCAGCCCGAGTTCGCTCAGGGCGGCGTTGACGCTGGTGGCCGTGACCCACACGCGCCGGGTGGCGCCGTCGACCTCGAGGTCGATCGGGCGACCGAAGCGGATCGCGATGCGCTGACCCTCCGCGACCGGACGGTCGAGCGGGGGAACCACGACGTCGTGCTCGGTGACCTTGATGCCCTCGCGCTCGAGGACTCCGGCGACGGTCCCGGCGAAGGTGTGCACCTTCTTCGTCTCACCGTCGACGGTCAGCTCGATGGTCTTGTCGAAGCTGACGAAAGCCGTCACACCCACCACCATCGCGGCCACGATCGCCGCGTGAATGGCCCACTGACGGCGACGCCGCACCTTTCCGGCGGGCGGCGTCGGCATCTGCGCGGGGGCAGACGTCGGCTCAGATGTATGCACGGTGCTCCAGACGTCGAGCTACCCGGGCACGGTGGTCCCGGTTCCACTCGGCCCCGCCGGCCTCGGCGCGGGCGCCGGTACCGGGGTGGGAAGGGCTCTGCGATCCCGGGCCAGTACTCCGATCCCGGCCACTGAGCGCAGGACGATAAGCACCGACTTCGCTGCCTGGCAAACCGCTGAGAGCGCTCTCCCGGCGGTTCGGCGCGCAAAAACGGCGCTCCTGGCGACGAGTCATGGGCACGACGTTACGAGTTGGTCTCGGGCGTGTCCGAGGCGCTCAGAACACAATTCCCCTGGACTTTGCCGGTCTTTGGGTCTTGATCGACACCAAATGCAAGTCCGATTCAGGTCTTTTGTTGACCTTTCGACCTGGGGAAAACGGTGCGAGATACCTCACGGACGCAATTCGGCCCAAACGGCCCAATTCGCCGCCCCCGTCAGGGATCTACCGCCGGTCAGAACGGGCCGAACATCCGCTCCGTGGTGGCCGCGAGGGCGGCGCCGAGCTCGTTGGGGTCCTCGCCCCTGACCTGCGCCATCGCCCGCACCGTCAACGGAATCAGGTACGGCGCGTTGGGCCGGCCGCGGAACGGCAGGGGGGTCAGGAACGGGGCGTCGGTCTCGACCAGGAGCAGGTCCCGCGGCGCGAAGGCCAGCGCGTCGCGCAGGTGCTGGTTCGCCTTGTACGTGACATTGCCTGCGAACGACAGAACGTACCCCGCGTCGGCGCAGGTGCGGGCCATCCCGACGTCGCCGGAGTAGCAGTGGAAGACGACTCGCTCCGGGGCGCCCTCTTCGCGCAGAATGCGCAGCACATCTGAGTGGGCGTCACGATCGTGGATCACCAGGGTTTTCCCGTGTCGCTTGGCGATCTCGATGTGGCGACGGAACGACTCCTGCTGGACGGCGTGGTCGTGCTCGCCCTCGGTACGGAAGTAGTCCAGACCGGTCTCCCCGATCCCTCGGACCTCCGGACGCGCGGCGAAGTGGTCGATCTCGGCGAGCGCGGCATCGAGGTCCGCCAGACGCGGCGCCTCGTTGGGGTGCAGCGCGACCGTCGCCCACACCGCGTCGTGCTCGGCCGCGACGTCCGCCGCCCACAGCGAGGACGGGACGTCGATGCCGATCTGAATCAGCGTCGGGACGCCCACCGCGGTCGCGGCCGCGACCGCCGCCGCGACCTCGGGCTCCTGCAGGTCCAGGTGCGTGTGCGCGTCGGGGACCGGAACCTCGAGCGGCTCCGGGGCCGGGGGCACGTCCTCGTGGGGTTCCTTGCCGTCCCGGCGTGAGCGGACCGCCATCAGTCGCCGGCCTCCAGGCGCGCGAGTTCCTCCTCGACGATCGAGGCGTCGAGCTTGGTGAAGATCGGCTTCGGCGGCTCGAGCTTGGTGCCGGCAGCGATCGGGCGCGACGCCCAGACCGCGGACGCGGACGCGTAGTCCCCGCGCAGCACCGCGTAGTCGTCGTTGCCCTCCTCCGACACCTCGTCGATGCGCGGCGTCGGCGCCCAGACGTCGGAGTTGCCGAGCAGCTCATGCACCTTCTGCGAGCTGTGCGGCAGGAACGGCGTCAGCAGCGCCTTGCAGTCGTCGACCAGCTGCAGCGCGGTGTGGAGGATCGTCGCCTGGCGGGCCCTGTTCTCCTCGCCCTCCTTGAGCTTCCACGGCGCGGTGTCCGACAGGTACTTGTTCGCCGCCGCGACGACCGTCATCGCCTCGGTGATCGCCGCCTTCTGCCGCGACCGGTTGAGCAGCTCGCCGACGGGACCGAACGCGGCCTTCGCGGTCGCGAGCACCTCGCGGTCGACGTCGAGGAGCTCGCCGGGCTGCGGGATCTCCCCGAAGTTCTTCGCGGCCATCGAGATCGACCGGTTGACCAGGTTGCCCCAGCCCGCGACGAGCTCGTCGTTGTTGCGGCGCAGGAACTCGTCCCAGGTGAAGTTGGTGTCAGAGGTCTCCGGGCCGGCGACGGCGAGGTAGTACCGCAGCGCGTCGGCGTCGTACCGGGCGAGGAAGTCCTTGACGAAGATGACGACCGAGCGCGAGGAGGAGAACTTCTTGCCCTCCATCGTCAGGTACTCGCTGGAGACGACCTCGCTGGGGAGGTTGAGCGCGCCGAGCTCACCCGGCGTCCCGCCCTTGTCGCCCCGGCCCGAGTAGCCGAGCAGCAGCGCCGGCCAGATCACCGAGTGGAAGACGACGTTGTCCTTGCCCATGAAGTAGTAGGCCTCGGCGTCGGGGTTGTGCCACCAGGCCTTCCACGCGTCCGGGTCGCCGGAGCGGCGCGCCCACTCGACGCTCGCCGACAGGTAGCCGATGACCGCGTCGAACCAGACGTACAGGCGCTTGTCGTTGCGGTCCTGCCACCCCTCGAGCGGGACGGGAACGCCCCAGTCGATGTCGCGGGTGATCGCGCGCGGGCGCAGGTCGTCGACGAGGTTGAGGCTGAACTTGAGGACGTTGGGACGCCAGTCCCCGCCCTTGGACTGCAGCCAGGACCCCAGCGCGTTCGCGAACGCCGGCAGGTCGAGGAAGTAGTGCTCCTCCTCGACGAACCGCGGCGTCTCGCCGTTGATCTTGCTGACCGGGTTGATCAGGTCGGCCGGGTCGAGCTGGTTGCCGCAGTTGTCGCACTGGTCGCCGCGCGCCCCGTCGTACCCGCAGATCGGGCAGGTGCCCTCGATGTAGCGGTCGGGCAGCGTCCGGCCGGTCGACGGCGAGACCGCGCCCATCATCGTCTTCGGAACGACGTACCCGTTGCGGTGCAGCCCGCGGAAGATCTCCTGCGCGATCGCGTAGTGGTTCCGCGTGCTCGTGCGGGTGAACAGGTCGTAGGTCAGACCGAGCCCGCGCAGGTCCTCGGTGATGACCTTGTTGTAGCGGTCGGCCAGCCCCTTGGGGGTGAGCCCCTCCTTGTCGGCCGCGACCAGGATCGGCGTCCCGTGCTCGTCCGTCCCGCTCACCATCAGGACGTTGTTCCCGGCCATCCGCTGGTACCGGCTGAAGACGTCCGACGGGACGCCGAACCCGGCGACGTGTCCGATGTGCCGCGGTCCGCTCGCGTACGGCCACGCGACCGCGGTGAGGATGTGACGGGGGGAAGCCATGTGTCGATCCTAGGCGCGGGCCGCCACCCCTTTTGCCCGCGGGATGACGTCCCCGGCGTCCCCCTTGTCAGCCCGCCGCAGGGCTGACACCCACCCGCTGCGGGACGTCATCCCGCAGTGAGCCGTGTCAGCCCGCCG
It contains:
- a CDS encoding ubiquitin-like domain-containing protein, which codes for MPTPPAGKVRRRRQWAIHAAIVAAMVVGVTAFVSFDKTIELTVDGETKKVHTFAGTVAGVLEREGIKVTEHDVVVPPLDRPVAEGQRIAIRFGRPIDLEVDGATRRVWVTATSVNAALSELGLRDDNMYVSASRSSAIGREGLKLRVLTPRDVTVVADGKTRELSTVATSVRQVLLEAGISLGALDEVGPKLDAAPKDGSTIRVVRVDSKRITVKVDIPFTVREIKDRTMYFGETKIVKKGVKGVKEMTVDLISKDGKVAKRSTVSSRVLKEPVEQVVRVGTKAGQYGRTGAENLNWAALAQCESGGNPRAVNPAGPYYGLYQFNAATWRSVGGKGLPHQAPAEEQTYRAQLLYKQRGASPWPVCGRRLFS
- a CDS encoding TatD family hydrolase produces the protein MAVRSRRDGKEPHEDVPPAPEPLEVPVPDAHTHLDLQEPEVAAAVAAATAVGVPTLIQIGIDVPSSLWAADVAAEHDAVWATVALHPNEAPRLADLDAALAEIDHFAARPEVRGIGETGLDYFRTEGEHDHAVQQESFRRHIEIAKRHGKTLVIHDRDAHSDVLRILREEGAPERVVFHCYSGDVGMARTCADAGYVLSFAGNVTYKANQHLRDALAFAPRDLLLVETDAPFLTPLPFRGRPNAPYLIPLTVRAMAQVRGEDPNELGAALAATTERMFGPF
- the metG gene encoding methionine--tRNA ligase codes for the protein MASPRHILTAVAWPYASGPRHIGHVAGFGVPSDVFSRYQRMAGNNVLMVSGTDEHGTPILVAADKEGLTPKGLADRYNKVITEDLRGLGLTYDLFTRTSTRNHYAIAQEIFRGLHRNGYVVPKTMMGAVSPSTGRTLPDRYIEGTCPICGYDGARGDQCDNCGNQLDPADLINPVSKINGETPRFVEEEHYFLDLPAFANALGSWLQSKGGDWRPNVLKFSLNLVDDLRPRAITRDIDWGVPVPLEGWQDRNDKRLYVWFDAVIGYLSASVEWARRSGDPDAWKAWWHNPDAEAYYFMGKDNVVFHSVIWPALLLGYSGRGDKGGTPGELGALNLPSEVVSSEYLTMEGKKFSSSRSVVIFVKDFLARYDADALRYYLAVAGPETSDTNFTWDEFLRRNNDELVAGWGNLVNRSISMAAKNFGEIPQPGELLDVDREVLATAKAAFGPVGELLNRSRQKAAITEAMTVVAAANKYLSDTAPWKLKEGEENRARQATILHTALQLVDDCKALLTPFLPHSSQKVHELLGNSDVWAPTPRIDEVSEEGNDDYAVLRGDYASASAVWASRPIAAGTKLEPPKPIFTKLDASIVEEELARLEAGD